In Paenibacillus algicola, a genomic segment contains:
- the fumC gene encoding class II fumarate hydratase, whose translation MDYRIEKDTLGEMKVPADKLWAAQTQRSLENFKIGTEIMPMEIVHAFAVLKKSAALANRQLGKLDEDKAQAIADAADEVLAGKWDSHFPLVVWQTGSGTQSNMNMNEVLAARGNQLLKERGSASTIHPNDDVNKSQSSNDTFPTAMHMAALAAVEDHVLPALQKLKHTFKVKSDEYMDLIKIGRTHLQDATPLTLGQEISGWHRMLEKCELMIASAAEPMRELAIGGTAVGTGINAHPEFGAKTAAEISSAMGKSFSSAENKFHALTSHDELVFAHGAMKALASDLMKIANDVRWLSSGPRSGIGELTIPANEPGSSIMPGKVNPTQSEALTMIVCQVMGNDAAIGFAASQGNFELNVFKPVIIYNFLQSARLLADGMNSFNENCAVGIEANLEVLRSNMERSLMLVTALNPHIGYENAAAIAKQAHQQGTTLKEAALASGLLTEEEFDQYVRPEEMIHPKA comes from the coding sequence ATGGACTATCGTATAGAAAAGGATACCCTGGGTGAGATGAAGGTGCCGGCTGACAAGCTGTGGGCGGCCCAGACGCAGCGCAGCCTGGAGAATTTCAAGATCGGAACGGAAATCATGCCGATGGAGATCGTCCATGCTTTTGCCGTCCTGAAGAAAAGCGCAGCGCTGGCGAACCGCCAGCTGGGCAAGCTGGATGAGGATAAGGCCCAGGCTATTGCCGACGCGGCAGATGAGGTGCTGGCTGGCAAATGGGACAGCCATTTTCCGCTGGTGGTGTGGCAGACGGGCAGCGGCACGCAATCCAACATGAATATGAACGAGGTGCTCGCGGCCCGAGGCAATCAGCTGCTGAAGGAGCGGGGCAGTGCCAGCACCATTCACCCTAATGATGATGTGAACAAGTCGCAGAGCTCGAACGATACGTTTCCGACGGCGATGCATATGGCGGCGCTTGCAGCGGTCGAGGATCATGTCCTGCCAGCGCTGCAGAAGCTCAAGCATACGTTTAAGGTCAAGAGTGACGAATATATGGATCTTATCAAAATCGGACGCACCCACCTGCAGGACGCCACGCCGCTTACGCTAGGCCAGGAGATCAGCGGCTGGCACCGCATGCTGGAGAAGTGCGAGCTCATGATCGCTTCCGCTGCAGAGCCGATGCGGGAGCTGGCCATCGGGGGCACGGCGGTCGGAACCGGCATCAATGCACACCCGGAATTCGGCGCCAAAACAGCGGCAGAAATCAGCTCGGCCATGGGTAAGAGCTTCTCCAGCGCGGAGAACAAGTTCCACGCCCTGACCAGCCACGATGAGCTGGTATTTGCGCACGGGGCGATGAAGGCGCTGGCGTCTGATCTGATGAAAATCGCGAATGATGTCCGCTGGCTATCAAGCGGCCCGCGCTCCGGCATTGGCGAGTTAACGATCCCCGCGAATGAGCCGGGCAGCTCTATTATGCCAGGCAAGGTCAACCCGACACAGAGCGAGGCGCTGACCATGATCGTGTGTCAGGTGATGGGCAATGATGCCGCGATTGGTTTTGCCGCGAGCCAGGGGAATTTTGAGCTGAACGTGTTCAAGCCGGTCATTATTTATAACTTCCTGCAATCTGCACGGCTGCTGGCTGATGGCATGAATTCCTTCAATGAGAACTGTGCGGTCGGTATTGAAGCGAATCTGGAGGTGCTGCGCTCTAATATGGAGCGCTCGCTGATGCTGGTTACCGCGCTTAACCCGCATATCGGGTACGAGAATGCGGCAGCCATCGCGAAGCAGGCACATCAGCAAGGAACGACGCTCAAAGAAGCCGCGCTCGCCAGCGGGCTGCTGACGGAGGAGGAGTTTGATCAATATGTTCGTCCGGAGGAGATGATTCACCCGAAAGCTTAA
- a CDS encoding antibiotic biosynthesis monooxygenase has protein sequence MLVVTNTIKVTPGYGKELSQRFAQNKGVQDMPGFIRLEVWHEAKEGQDYEELKVCTVWENEDAFKGWTSSESFRQAHRGGGSEHMLGASLNKYELLVSHPPVQ, from the coding sequence ATGCTAGTGGTTACGAACACGATCAAGGTTACGCCGGGCTACGGCAAGGAGCTGTCGCAGCGGTTTGCCCAGAACAAGGGCGTTCAGGATATGCCGGGATTTATCCGTCTCGAGGTATGGCATGAGGCGAAGGAAGGCCAGGATTATGAAGAGCTGAAGGTGTGCACGGTCTGGGAGAACGAGGACGCCTTTAAAGGCTGGACCTCCAGCGAGTCCTTCCGACAGGCGCATCGTGGCGGGGGCAGCGAGCATATGCTGGGCGCGTCCTTGAATAAATACGAGCTGCTGGTCAGCCATCCTCCGGTTCAATAA
- a CDS encoding DUF4023 family protein yields MESTRQFVNKMNENAEKARHNKENNGKRTPSAKLPTKQHGNNP; encoded by the coding sequence ATGGAAAGCACCCGTCAGTTCGTCAACAAGATGAATGAAAATGCTGAGAAAGCCCGTCATAACAAGGAAAACAATGGCAAGCGCACTCCTTCCGCCAAGCTCCCGACCAAGCAGCATGGCAACAATCCTTAA
- the gdhA gene encoding NADP-specific glutamate dehydrogenase: MNLTSEITQDAVSYVTSVFETVQQRNPNEPEFHQAVKEIVDSLVPVFSRHPKYQEAGILERLVEPERVISFRVPWVDDQGKVHVNRGFRVQFNSAIGPYKGGLRFHPSVNASIIKFLGFEQILKNSLTGLPIGGGKGGSDFDPKGKSDNEIMRFCQSFMTELYKYIGPDSDVPAGDIGVGAREIGFMFGQYKRIRGGNEAGVLTGKGLNYGGSLGRPEATGYGCVYFVEEMLKSKGTSFQGKTVVVSGSGNVSTFAIQKAQQLGAKVVACSDSGGYIYDPEGICLDTLRQIKEVERKRISEYVQHRPSAVYSEGWQGIWNLPCEIALPCATQNEINEAAAAALIANGVIAIGEGANMPSTLGAIDLFLSNNVLFGPAKAANAGGVAVSALEMSQNSMRLSWTFEEVDGKLHEIMKNIYNSSVKAAQEYDCPGNLVVGANIAGFLKVADAMLAQGVV; encoded by the coding sequence ATGAATTTGACATCCGAGATTACACAGGATGCGGTCTCTTATGTAACATCCGTATTTGAAACCGTACAGCAGCGCAATCCGAATGAGCCAGAATTTCATCAAGCCGTAAAAGAAATCGTGGACTCGCTCGTTCCCGTTTTCTCAAGACATCCTAAATACCAGGAGGCAGGTATTCTGGAACGTCTCGTAGAGCCGGAGCGTGTCATTTCTTTCCGTGTTCCATGGGTTGACGATCAGGGCAAGGTGCATGTGAACCGCGGCTTCCGGGTACAATTCAACAGTGCAATCGGTCCTTATAAAGGCGGTCTTCGTTTTCATCCTTCCGTGAACGCCAGCATTATCAAGTTCCTCGGCTTCGAGCAGATTCTAAAAAACTCCCTGACCGGCCTGCCGATCGGCGGCGGTAAAGGCGGCTCGGATTTTGATCCGAAGGGCAAATCGGACAATGAAATTATGCGTTTTTGCCAAAGCTTTATGACTGAGCTTTACAAATATATCGGTCCGGACAGTGACGTTCCGGCTGGCGATATCGGTGTAGGCGCACGTGAGATCGGTTTCATGTTCGGGCAGTACAAGCGCATCCGCGGCGGTAATGAGGCTGGCGTACTGACAGGTAAAGGCTTGAACTATGGCGGCAGTCTGGGCCGTCCGGAAGCTACCGGATACGGCTGCGTCTATTTTGTGGAGGAAATGCTGAAATCCAAGGGTACCAGCTTCCAGGGCAAGACCGTTGTCGTGTCCGGCTCCGGCAACGTGTCCACGTTTGCGATCCAGAAAGCCCAGCAGCTTGGCGCTAAAGTCGTAGCCTGCAGTGATTCCGGCGGCTACATTTACGATCCGGAGGGCATCTGCCTGGATACGCTTCGCCAAATTAAGGAAGTGGAGCGCAAGCGGATCAGCGAGTACGTTCAGCACCGTCCGTCTGCGGTATATTCCGAAGGCTGGCAGGGGATCTGGAACCTGCCTTGTGAAATCGCATTGCCATGCGCAACCCAGAACGAGATCAACGAAGCGGCAGCCGCAGCTCTGATTGCGAATGGCGTCATCGCGATCGGTGAAGGTGCCAACATGCCTTCCACCCTGGGCGCCATCGACTTGTTCCTGAGCAATAACGTACTGTTTGGACCTGCCAAGGCTGCCAATGCCGGCGGCGTGGCTGTATCTGCTCTGGAAATGTCCCAGAACTCCATGAGACTGTCCTGGACCTTTGAAGAGGTGGACGGCAAGCTGCATGAGATCATGAAGAACATCTATAACAGCAGCGTGAAGGCAGCTCAAGAGTACGACTGCCCGGGCAACCTTGTCGTCGGCGCAAATATTGCCGGCTTCCTGAAGGTCGCAGATGCCATGCTCGCTCAAGGCGTCGTATAA